Proteins from a genomic interval of Pseudomonas asplenii:
- a CDS encoding MFS transporter produces MPPTPPEHRAMPDTPEPLPDRLPPSAFLPFLIAGVIIAGAYGSSFLLPEYLQVIGFDNATVGRVISTGMISTILCCCLAGWTAQRIGVMGSITVACLAMALAMFAFACVAQVPGAAYPGGLLLGVGWSVFYILAPLQIIHHLRPAARLQYFTIMSGAQMAGLGLTTPLGHLVVKASASYGLFYALLGAACLVSALCVMLARRAMTHLPTSAIRQVSLRLVDLKALLGSRAALPIAMIVLGACIFSGLSTYQASYAQMRQLKADNFFVTFTLTSVLLRFSVARSIGRLPLQRLAIGLFLFTSLSLGMFLLNDDSTLVYLSATVIFAIGYGLSYSTLNSLAVNQAEANGLSPAVTSQVFTLGYFIGLFGFPSIGGAIMSRWGVDWVLACLLVAALTNLALMASTRSSKMLTV; encoded by the coding sequence TTGCCGCCCACACCGCCGGAGCACCGCGCCATGCCCGACACACCCGAGCCACTGCCTGACCGGCTGCCGCCCTCCGCGTTTCTGCCGTTCCTGATCGCGGGCGTCATCATCGCCGGCGCCTACGGCTCAAGCTTCCTGTTGCCGGAGTACCTGCAGGTGATAGGGTTCGATAACGCCACGGTCGGTCGCGTGATCTCCACCGGGATGATCAGCACCATCCTGTGCTGTTGTCTGGCCGGCTGGACAGCACAACGCATCGGGGTCATGGGCAGCATCACCGTCGCCTGCCTCGCCATGGCCCTGGCCATGTTCGCCTTCGCCTGCGTGGCGCAGGTGCCGGGCGCGGCGTATCCGGGAGGGCTGTTGCTGGGGGTGGGCTGGTCGGTGTTCTACATCCTCGCGCCGCTGCAGATCATCCACCACCTGCGCCCCGCTGCCCGCCTGCAGTACTTCACGATCATGTCCGGGGCGCAGATGGCAGGACTGGGCCTGACCACGCCGCTGGGACACCTGGTCGTCAAGGCAAGCGCCAGCTACGGCTTGTTCTACGCACTGCTGGGCGCGGCCTGCCTGGTATCGGCCCTGTGCGTGATGCTCGCACGGCGCGCCATGACCCACCTGCCCACGTCCGCTATCCGGCAAGTGTCGCTGCGGCTCGTCGATCTCAAGGCACTGCTCGGCAGCCGGGCCGCCTTGCCGATCGCGATGATCGTGCTGGGCGCCTGCATCTTCTCGGGCCTGTCCACCTACCAGGCCAGCTATGCACAGATGCGCCAACTGAAAGCCGACAACTTTTTCGTCACCTTTACCCTCACCAGCGTGCTGCTGCGGTTCTCGGTGGCCCGCTCGATCGGCCGCCTGCCGCTGCAACGCCTGGCAATCGGCCTGTTCCTGTTCACCAGCCTGTCGCTGGGGATGTTTCTGCTCAACGATGACAGCACGCTGGTCTACCTCTCGGCGACGGTGATTTTCGCCATCGGCTATGGCCTGAGCTACTCCACGCTCAACAGTCTGGCGGTCAATCAGGCGGAAGCGAACGGCCTTTCGCCTGCGGTCACTTCGCAAGTCTTCACTCTGGGCTACTTCATTGGCCTGTTCGGTTTTCCCTCGATTGGCGGCGCGATCATGAGTCGCTGGGGCGTCGATTGGGTGTTGGCGTGTCTGCTCGTCGCCGCACTGACCAACCTGGCACTGATGGCGAGTACCCGCAGCAGCAAGATGCTGACGGTTTGA
- a CDS encoding phytanoyl-CoA dioxygenase family protein: MLSEAQKTQWHDEGYIRLEGFFPPEDLARLSEFTQEIGRWNISDDRWMMWFEKTDQGEKITSKVENFIEFHPGLQEVLLQDERITRTVEYLLDEKTRRLKELLIFKYPDSGGFRPHQDIYHIPHKLKERMVHAVVAVAIDDADASNGGLFFSPGQHKKGVFPMDEGGVILPEVAEQFSWTEVPWRAGDIFIFDDYAPHYSLPNKSDRSRRTLYLVYQRASTGGPTRDEYNAMKRAYNPPEGRVADLENLKPSNGIFYRD; this comes from the coding sequence ATGTTGTCTGAAGCTCAGAAAACCCAGTGGCACGACGAAGGCTACATCCGGCTGGAAGGCTTTTTCCCACCGGAAGATCTGGCGCGACTGTCCGAGTTCACCCAGGAAATCGGGCGCTGGAACATCAGCGACGATCGCTGGATGATGTGGTTCGAAAAGACCGACCAGGGCGAGAAGATCACCTCCAAGGTCGAGAACTTCATCGAATTTCACCCAGGCCTGCAAGAGGTGCTGCTGCAGGACGAGCGCATCACCCGCACGGTCGAATACCTGCTCGACGAAAAGACCCGTCGCCTGAAGGAACTGCTGATCTTCAAGTACCCGGACAGCGGTGGTTTCCGCCCCCACCAGGACATCTACCACATCCCGCACAAGCTCAAGGAGCGGATGGTCCATGCGGTGGTCGCCGTGGCCATCGACGACGCGGACGCCAGCAACGGCGGTCTGTTCTTCAGTCCCGGCCAGCACAAAAAGGGCGTGTTCCCCATGGACGAGGGCGGCGTGATCCTACCGGAAGTCGCCGAGCAGTTCAGCTGGACGGAAGTGCCGTGGCGCGCCGGCGACATCTTCATCTTCGACGACTACGCCCCGCATTACTCCTTGCCGAACAAGAGCGACCGCTCGCGCCGCACCTTGTACCTGGTCTATCAACGCGCCTCGACGGGGGGCCCGACCCGCGATGAGTACAACGCCATGAAACGCGCCTACAACCCGCCGGAAGGCCGGGTGGCCGACCTGGAAAACCTCAAGCCGTCCAACGGCATCTTCTACCGCGACTGA
- a CDS encoding cupin domain-containing protein has product MHVKPIEPQMMRPEYGVLVCRLLDHLPASLSPKFGMSIVEVEPGGAVDLHSHHEHEVWVLMEGEGIFQEQERQMPVTGSMLFYMQPHSPHAIHNTHSQQPLKFLAVWWD; this is encoded by the coding sequence ATGCATGTAAAGCCTATTGAGCCGCAGATGATGCGCCCGGAGTACGGCGTGCTGGTTTGCCGCTTGCTGGATCATCTGCCCGCCAGCCTGAGCCCGAAGTTCGGCATGTCGATTGTCGAAGTCGAACCCGGTGGGGCGGTCGATCTGCACTCGCATCACGAACATGAAGTGTGGGTATTGATGGAGGGCGAAGGCATTTTCCAGGAGCAGGAACGGCAAATGCCGGTGACCGGCTCGATGCTGTTCTACATGCAGCCGCATAGCCCACACGCCATTCACAACACACATTCACAACAGCCGCTGAAATTCCTGGCAGTTTGGTGGGACTAA
- a CDS encoding class I tRNA ligase family protein, translating into MTDTQKTYFICPAPPCPNGKLHLGHIAGVYLLADIYARFQRLAGHRAFYVTGSDEHGTYTLVKAQKLQRPVDDVAQMHNREILACLGALGIEPDEFVRTTSADHVENSLAIYQTLKDNGFITVKDGVQLYCETCAEFAADSLASGLCPDCSAPTDSNLCENCGLAVPHARLKQPRHAPCSGPLSLRPIRQAHLDIEKLAPTLQQAIVDSQWPEPIKHLELSWLRESLRSLPMSRHFDRGVVLDDPEDVAGQTLLTWFEGLWCFDTGIRRLCAREASDYQQVLASPDSRVVFFMGQDNRFYYTVGVTASLLGRGFAAPFNQSIQDFSTLEGSKFSTSRDHVIWADEVAKVVDQNVLRLYLASIAKPFGNQDNEFELEGLMAAAQQLHDWEARLRAHARQARQVVNEPLPARLAEQVERYTHAMDGLAFWDALQAIEDFLDNADITDTASQWQATQVSALLGMLAPFIPQWTQRYAALYFGADWAAASQPLSVPAWPLPQASFPMIDAHLPDAYIRAYKQRFRAAAIA; encoded by the coding sequence ATGACTGACACACAAAAAACCTACTTCATCTGTCCTGCGCCGCCCTGCCCCAATGGCAAATTGCACCTGGGGCACATCGCCGGCGTTTACCTGCTGGCCGATATCTACGCAAGGTTCCAGCGCCTGGCCGGGCATCGTGCTTTCTACGTCACCGGCTCCGACGAACATGGCACCTACACACTGGTCAAGGCGCAAAAGCTGCAACGCCCGGTCGATGACGTGGCCCAGATGCACAATCGGGAAATCCTCGCCTGCCTGGGCGCCCTCGGCATCGAACCGGATGAGTTCGTGCGCACCACCAGCGCTGATCATGTCGAGAACAGCCTGGCCATCTACCAGACGCTCAAGGACAACGGTTTCATCACCGTCAAGGACGGCGTGCAGCTGTATTGCGAAACCTGCGCCGAATTCGCCGCCGACTCGCTGGCCAGCGGGCTCTGCCCGGACTGCTCGGCACCGACCGACAGCAACCTGTGCGAAAACTGCGGGCTGGCCGTCCCCCATGCCCGCCTGAAACAACCGCGGCATGCGCCCTGCTCGGGGCCGCTGAGCCTGAGGCCGATCCGTCAGGCCCACCTGGATATCGAAAAGCTTGCGCCGACCCTGCAGCAGGCAATCGTCGACAGCCAGTGGCCCGAGCCCATCAAACACCTGGAGTTGAGCTGGCTGCGCGAGTCGCTGCGCTCGCTGCCGATGTCCCGGCACTTCGACCGGGGCGTCGTTCTGGACGACCCCGAGGACGTCGCCGGGCAAACCCTGCTGACCTGGTTCGAGGGCCTGTGGTGCTTCGACACCGGCATCCGCCGGCTGTGTGCCCGCGAGGCGAGCGACTACCAGCAGGTGCTCGCCAGCCCGGACAGCCGGGTGGTGTTCTTCATGGGCCAGGACAACCGTTTCTACTACACCGTGGGCGTCACCGCGAGCCTGCTGGGCAGGGGCTTCGCCGCGCCGTTCAACCAGAGTATCCAGGACTTCTCGACACTCGAAGGCTCGAAGTTCTCCACCAGCCGCGATCACGTCATCTGGGCCGATGAAGTGGCCAAGGTCGTCGACCAGAACGTCTTGCGGCTGTACCTGGCGAGCATCGCCAAACCCTTCGGCAACCAGGACAACGAGTTCGAACTCGAAGGCCTGATGGCCGCCGCGCAGCAGTTGCATGACTGGGAGGCAAGGCTGCGCGCTCATGCCCGACAGGCACGGCAGGTCGTCAACGAACCCTTGCCGGCGCGACTGGCCGAGCAGGTCGAACGCTACACACACGCAATGGACGGACTGGCGTTCTGGGATGCCCTGCAGGCGATCGAGGACTTCCTCGACAACGCCGACATCACCGACACCGCATCACAGTGGCAAGCGACCCAGGTGTCGGCCTTGCTGGGCATGCTAGCGCCCTTCATCCCGCAGTGGACCCAGCGCTATGCCGCGCTGTACTTCGGCGCGGATTGGGCAGCGGCCAGCCAGCCGCTGTCAGTGCCCGCGTGGCCGTTACCGCAGGCCTCCTTCCCGATGATCGATGCGCATCTGCCCGATGCCTACATTCGCGCGTACAAGCAACGTTTCCGCGCCGCCGCCATCGCCTGA
- a CDS encoding aminotransferase-like domain-containing protein, translating into MYSLRSQRASGFGAFDYSSTKQTLNLAIGMPDPVTFAGLPLASSSLPETGIGIGDLLQYTDSQGLPELRQALAQRHKVALENIQVTAGASQALTLLADLLIDPGDIVLTEDPSYLGALRIFSVAGAQIIQLGMDRDGVDLDQLAHTLTSTTGKVALYYTSPVFHNPTGCCFSIERMQAVAQLLSRHGVPLIQDLVYSELPYQAQRPNVLPAGQGVINVHSSSKIAGAGLRLGWVIAEPRLIQGLAQLKLDGGVSPLVSNLVLSLLRNEAFDSHIDDLREHYRTKRDLMADLLKSCTFCAQDYLLPTGGFSFWVRIADGVEPAALIDKARELGNVRLSNGLHNGPQSRRYVRLCFSYLSPAQIRHGLQIIEEAYRSLIPRVHRPDAERVRQPDA; encoded by the coding sequence ATGTACTCGTTACGCAGTCAGCGCGCCAGCGGCTTTGGTGCCTTCGATTACTCATCGACCAAACAGACCCTCAACCTGGCCATCGGGATGCCCGATCCGGTGACCTTTGCCGGCCTCCCCCTGGCGAGTTCATCATTGCCGGAGACGGGCATCGGCATCGGCGACTTGCTCCAGTACACCGACTCCCAGGGCCTGCCCGAGCTGCGCCAGGCCCTTGCCCAGCGCCACAAGGTGGCGCTGGAGAATATCCAGGTGACCGCCGGGGCCTCGCAGGCGTTGACGTTGCTGGCGGACCTGCTGATCGATCCGGGCGACATCGTCCTGACCGAAGACCCCAGCTACCTCGGCGCGCTGCGGATCTTTTCCGTGGCGGGCGCACAGATCATTCAACTGGGGATGGATCGCGACGGGGTCGATCTCGATCAGTTGGCCCACACGTTGACGAGCACCACCGGCAAGGTAGCGCTCTACTACACCTCGCCGGTCTTCCATAACCCGACCGGATGCTGTTTTTCCATCGAGCGCATGCAGGCCGTGGCACAGTTGCTGAGCCGTCACGGGGTACCGCTGATCCAGGACCTGGTCTACTCGGAACTGCCGTACCAGGCCCAGCGTCCGAACGTCCTGCCGGCCGGCCAAGGCGTGATCAACGTGCACAGCAGCTCGAAGATTGCCGGCGCCGGCTTGCGGCTCGGCTGGGTGATCGCCGAGCCCCGGCTCATCCAGGGCCTGGCACAACTCAAGCTCGACGGCGGTGTCAGCCCCCTGGTCAGCAACCTGGTGCTCAGCCTGCTGCGCAACGAGGCTTTCGATTCGCACATCGACGACCTGCGCGAACACTACCGGACCAAACGCGACCTGATGGCCGATCTGCTCAAGTCCTGCACATTCTGCGCGCAGGATTACCTGCTGCCGACCGGCGGTTTCTCGTTCTGGGTCAGGATCGCCGACGGGGTCGAGCCGGCGGCGCTCATCGACAAGGCCCGGGAGCTGGGCAACGTGCGCCTGTCCAACGGCCTCCACAATGGCCCGCAGTCGCGACGCTACGTGCGCCTGTGCTTCAGTTACCTGTCGCCTGCGCAGATCCGGCATGGCCTGCAGATCATCGAAGAAGCCTATCGCTCGCTGATTCCCCGGGTACATCGCCCCGATGCCGAGCGCGTGCGGCAGCCAGACGCTTGA
- a CDS encoding aminotransferase-like domain-containing protein gives MVSKDDDLSLTQQLVNGLCQWIEVQRIRPGTRLPSIRQLAREKQVSHSRVIEAYDRLVSMGILESRQGKGFFLAEQVAAEVGSQPDAQEINDAQWQPLTQFCKTRLNLCCGWVPEDWRETQAIGFAIRQVTRTDPDSLFSYGTPLGSPLLRQQIHKRLERMDVRVDHQQILTTQGVSHAMDLLVRSLLKPGDCVVVESPGYPNLFNLLQASGIRMLSVPREQDGPDIRKLEVLLQDHRPQCLFINSMYHNPTGTSLRPAIAHRLLQLAEIHDFQIVEDDTYADLYNGSGTRLASLDSQNRVIYVASFSKTLSGSLRVGYLVSSAERVRGLAQLKSVTSMGTSRFVESVVATLLGNGAYRKLVQRLRDRLDKAMAQTLKRLEDYGWETFAEPVGGMFVWARCAPFDFAQLNAVAAACDVMLSSGDAYYLDGQRSDWIRINVAYAGDPRATEFFKRLAAARARHRGDVPGESASDRLLR, from the coding sequence ATGGTAAGCAAGGACGATGACCTTTCCCTGACGCAGCAACTGGTCAATGGCCTCTGTCAGTGGATCGAGGTGCAGCGGATTCGTCCCGGCACGCGCTTGCCGTCGATCCGGCAGTTGGCCCGGGAGAAACAGGTCAGTCATTCGCGGGTCATCGAAGCCTATGATCGACTGGTGTCGATGGGGATTCTGGAGTCCCGCCAGGGCAAGGGGTTTTTCCTGGCCGAACAGGTCGCCGCAGAGGTGGGCAGTCAGCCAGATGCGCAGGAGATCAACGATGCGCAGTGGCAGCCGTTGACCCAGTTCTGCAAGACTCGGCTGAACCTGTGCTGTGGCTGGGTGCCCGAGGACTGGCGGGAGACGCAGGCCATCGGCTTTGCCATTCGCCAGGTGACCCGCACCGATCCCGACAGCCTGTTCAGCTATGGTACGCCGCTGGGTTCGCCGCTCCTGCGCCAGCAGATTCACAAGCGCCTCGAGCGAATGGATGTCCGGGTCGATCATCAGCAGATCCTGACCACCCAGGGGGTGAGCCATGCCATGGACCTGCTGGTCAGGAGCCTGTTGAAGCCGGGCGATTGCGTCGTGGTCGAGTCCCCGGGCTACCCCAATCTGTTCAATCTGCTGCAGGCCAGTGGCATCCGCATGCTGAGCGTACCCAGGGAGCAGGACGGACCTGATATCCGTAAGCTGGAAGTCTTGCTGCAAGACCATCGGCCGCAATGCCTTTTCATCAACAGCATGTACCACAATCCCACTGGCACCTCGCTGCGCCCGGCGATCGCGCACCGGCTGTTGCAGTTGGCCGAGATCCACGATTTTCAGATCGTCGAGGACGACACCTACGCCGACTTGTACAACGGCTCCGGAACACGCCTGGCCAGTCTGGATTCGCAGAACCGGGTCATCTACGTCGCCAGCTTTTCCAAGACCTTGAGCGGATCGTTACGGGTCGGCTACCTGGTCTCCAGCGCCGAAAGGGTACGTGGTCTGGCCCAGCTCAAGTCGGTGACGAGCATGGGCACTTCGCGGTTCGTCGAGAGCGTGGTTGCCACGCTGCTCGGCAACGGTGCCTATCGCAAGCTGGTGCAACGCTTGCGTGATCGCCTGGACAAGGCCATGGCCCAGACCCTCAAGCGCCTGGAAGACTATGGCTGGGAAACCTTCGCCGAACCGGTCGGTGGCATGTTCGTCTGGGCGCGTTGCGCGCCGTTCGATTTTGCCCAGCTCAATGCCGTTGCCGCGGCCTGTGACGTCATGCTGTCCAGTGGCGATGCCTATTACCTGGACGGCCAGCGTAGTGACTGGATACGCATCAATGTCGCCTACGCTGGCGATCCGCGTGCAACGGAGTTTTTCAAGCGTCTGGCTGCCGCACGCGCTCGGCATCGGGGCGATGTACCCGGGGAATCAGCGAGCGATAGGCTTCTTCGATGA
- a CDS encoding DUF7673 family protein, which yields MLEVSAEQLSRTPVNLATIEAGRHWGEQLEALDRLFTVAHGLTLEASRCAVFLLGWFYPGEVGGIDLSLVGWKVSPRVGADMSQVFQLMVQLQQRGVGASQLGFDARARSLLATWFPEVLGMAPKPPAGPELKAFRRRHDLTPQACAELIRVPTALYKEWEQDCHPIPMTLWIELRTLMGERRLRSTSRSGPCVRG from the coding sequence ATGCTTGAAGTGAGCGCAGAACAGTTGAGCAGAACACCGGTGAACCTGGCCACGATCGAGGCCGGCAGACATTGGGGGGAGCAACTGGAAGCACTGGATCGTCTATTTACGGTGGCGCACGGCCTGACCCTCGAAGCCTCGCGCTGTGCGGTATTTCTGCTGGGCTGGTTCTACCCTGGCGAGGTCGGCGGCATCGACCTGTCGCTGGTGGGCTGGAAAGTCTCCCCACGCGTGGGCGCCGACATGTCCCAGGTGTTTCAACTGATGGTGCAACTGCAACAGCGCGGCGTGGGTGCCTCGCAGCTCGGCTTTGACGCGCGTGCCCGCTCCTTGCTGGCGACCTGGTTTCCCGAAGTACTCGGCATGGCCCCCAAGCCCCCGGCCGGACCTGAACTGAAAGCCTTCCGCCGCCGTCACGACCTGACCCCACAGGCCTGCGCCGAACTGATTCGGGTGCCGACCGCCCTCTACAAGGAATGGGAGCAGGACTGCCACCCGATCCCCATGACGCTGTGGATCGAACTGCGCACCTTGATGGGCGAACGGCGGCTGCGTTCGACTTCACGGAGTGGGCCATGCGTGAGGGGCTGA
- a CDS encoding DUF3077 domain-containing protein, with the protein MNNPPSNKTNKTVGAVTFATCGSQGRELFRVNPGVPIQEALEHASLLLHCAKTLSLEAAMDADGSRYAWASHYLSEMGKAVIDDLTQAMLCEAVVSTAAGGCVRR; encoded by the coding sequence ATGAACAATCCCCCTTCGAACAAAACGAACAAAACCGTGGGCGCCGTCACTTTCGCGACGTGCGGTTCTCAAGGCCGTGAATTGTTCCGAGTCAATCCCGGTGTCCCCATTCAGGAAGCGCTGGAGCATGCCTCCTTGCTGCTTCATTGCGCCAAGACGCTTTCCCTGGAGGCTGCAATGGACGCAGATGGCTCCCGTTATGCCTGGGCATCTCACTACTTGAGCGAGATGGGCAAGGCGGTGATCGATGATCTGACACAGGCCATGTTGTGTGAGGCGGTGGTCTCGACGGCAGCTGGAGGTTGCGTTCGACGATAG
- a CDS encoding DUF7693 family protein encodes MNSSIITGNHDGVSAGTLTTREVCQLLRDVVLGRRTMVKADRQTRNGAYAGHFAVDVEGWRITVCNDGDKLDYCEQAESPNGRVWQLAPGDRYGTDPIALLSTWEHKVLEGLLRAL; translated from the coding sequence ATGAACTCTTCCATCATCACTGGCAATCACGATGGGGTATCCGCTGGCACGCTCACCACACGAGAGGTCTGCCAGCTGCTGCGCGATGTCGTTCTTGGACGACGTACGATGGTGAAAGCCGACAGACAAACCAGGAACGGGGCCTACGCCGGCCACTTTGCGGTCGACGTCGAGGGATGGCGAATCACGGTTTGCAACGATGGCGATAAGCTCGACTACTGCGAGCAGGCTGAAAGCCCGAATGGGAGGGTCTGGCAGCTCGCCCCTGGAGATCGATACGGGACTGATCCAATCGCCCTGCTCAGCACTTGGGAGCACAAGGTGTTGGAAGGACTGCTGAGAGCGCTTTGA
- the dusA gene encoding tRNA dihydrouridine(20/20a) synthase DusA encodes MPLNDVTPPRSEPSRRFSVAPMMDWTDRHCRYFLRLLSKHTLLYTEMVTTGAILHGDRERFLRYNASEHPLALQLGGSVPADLAACARLAEDAGYDEVNLNVGCPSDRVQNNMIGACLMGHPQVVADCVKAMRDAVSIPVTVKHRIGINGRDSYEALCDFVGQVREAGCGSFTVHARIAILEGLSPKENREIPPLRYDVAARLKQDFPELEIVLNGGIKTLEQCQEHLQTFDGVMLGREAYHNPYLLAQVDQQLFGSTAPVLSRAEALTLLRPYVAEHIASGGAMHHVTRHVLGLGTGFPGARRFRQLLSVDIHKAQDPLALLDQAGELLEGR; translated from the coding sequence ATGCCCTTGAACGACGTTACCCCTCCCCGCTCCGAGCCCTCTCGCCGCTTCAGCGTTGCGCCCATGATGGACTGGACCGATCGCCATTGTCGGTACTTCCTGCGCCTGCTCTCCAAGCACACCCTGCTTTACACCGAGATGGTCACCACCGGTGCCATTCTCCATGGTGACCGTGAGCGGTTCCTGCGCTACAACGCCTCCGAGCATCCGCTGGCGTTGCAATTGGGCGGCAGCGTGCCGGCCGACCTGGCGGCTTGCGCGCGTCTGGCCGAGGACGCCGGGTATGACGAGGTGAACCTCAATGTCGGCTGCCCCAGCGATCGGGTGCAGAACAACATGATCGGCGCCTGCCTCATGGGCCATCCGCAAGTGGTCGCCGACTGTGTGAAGGCGATGCGCGATGCGGTGTCGATTCCGGTGACGGTCAAGCACCGCATCGGCATCAATGGCCGGGACAGCTACGAAGCACTCTGTGACTTCGTCGGCCAGGTGCGTGAGGCCGGTTGCGGCAGCTTTACCGTGCATGCGCGGATCGCGATTCTGGAGGGCTTGTCGCCCAAGGAGAACCGCGAGATTCCACCGCTGCGTTATGACGTGGCGGCGCGCTTGAAGCAGGACTTCCCGGAACTGGAGATCGTCCTCAACGGCGGGATCAAGACGCTGGAACAATGCCAGGAGCACCTGCAGACCTTCGACGGGGTGATGCTGGGGCGCGAGGCTTACCACAACCCGTATCTGCTGGCGCAAGTCGACCAGCAGTTGTTCGGCAGCACGGCCCCGGTGCTTTCCCGGGCCGAGGCGCTGACGCTCCTACGGCCTTATGTGGCCGAGCATATTGCCAGTGGCGGAGCGATGCATCATGTGACCCGCCATGTGCTGGGGCTGGGTACCGGGTTTCCGGGAGCGCGGCGGTTCCGGCAGTTGCTGTCGGTGGATATTCACAAGGCGCAGGACCCGCTGGCGCTGCTGGATCAGGCCGGGGAGTTGCTGGAGGGGCGGTGA